A genome region from Nicotiana tabacum cultivar K326 chromosome 13, ASM71507v2, whole genome shotgun sequence includes the following:
- the LOC107816345 gene encoding putative mitochondrial protein AtMg00820 has translation MVFKLDPRQKICLPSQLSCLKLSQKYIKELLKDDDWITAMQEELHRFKRNKVWHLVPRPSDRTEIGTWWVFRNKLDEFGNKTRNKARLGVQDYNQEEGIDYYETFSPIARMEAIRILIVFASHMETKLIQMDVMSAFLNGYLKKEVFVKQHWI, from the coding sequence ATGGTATTCAAACTAGATCCAAGGCAAAAAATATGTTTGCCTTCTCAACTTTCTTGTCTCAAATTGAGCCAAAAATATATTAAGGAATTATTGAAAGATGATGACTGGATTACTGCTATGCAAGAAGAGCTTCATCGGTTTAAAAGGAACAAAGTGTGGCACCTGGTTCCCCGGCCCTCAGATAGAACAGAGATTGGAACCTGGTGGGTGTTCAGAAataaacttgatgagtttggCAATAAAACAAGAAATAAAGCTAGGTTGGGGGTTCAAGATTACAATCAAGAAGAAGGTATTGACTACTATGAAACTTTTTCTCCTATTGCTAGAATGGAAGCCATAAGAATTCTCATTGtatttgcatctcatatggaaacCAAATTGATCCAAATGGATGTTAtgagtgcatttctgaatggataTTTGAAGAAAGAGGTTTTTGTCAAGCAGCACTGGATTTGA
- the LOC142168118 gene encoding uncharacterized protein LOC142168118, whose product MDSGFSKHITGKMDNFLSLKALQGGSVSFENGKKGYILGVGKIGKTLSHSIKNVYYVNGLECSLLSFSQICDKGNKVEFLSKSCTLTNLIIGEVVLIAKRFRNIYVAEFDSLNGGDLTRLSAIDDGAEL is encoded by the coding sequence atggatagtggcttctCTAAACACATAACTGGAAAAATGGATAATTTCCTCTCACTCAAGGCCCTGCAAGGtgggagtgtatcctttgaaaatgGCAAGAAGGGATACATTCTGGGCGTGGGAAAGATTGGCAAAACACTCTCCCACTCAAttaaaaatgtgtactatgtAAATGGCTTGGAATGCAGCCTGTTGAGTTTCTCTCAAATCTGtgacaaaggaaacaaagtggaGTTCTTGTCAAAATCTTGTACTCTCACCAATCTCATAATTGGTGAAGTGGTTCTAATTGCAAAAAGGTTCAGGAACATCTATGTTGCAGAATTTGACTCTCTGAATGGTGGTGATCTTACACGCCTAAGTGCCATTGATGATGGTGCTGAGCTATGA